The bacterium genome includes a window with the following:
- a CDS encoding methyl-accepting chemotaxis protein, with translation MFKNMKLGFKISAGFAAILLIAIILGGFCVLSMKNAQTQSNLLAKQLVPSVAVANNVERTSLAIMMSIKSYGFTEDRSYLETGKKDLEKLNSYLKDATALGDKYPLLSELKANALKAQEKVDEYTGLVNQTETLIAGLNDERKNLNDNAKLYMDNCNQFLNGQETSLKSEIASGVKGAKLSERYKKIQIVNNIIDIGNNTRIAVWKSQALREPKVIQEAQGNFAKMDAMFADLRTITHQAANIEQIDKTKEAANSYKLAMTTFLDKWIQLQEIGQKRGEVADQVLKAAQDTAESGMKNTQGSASGSALALAASSGLMIVGLMAAVGFGSFLAWIIVIGITKPVNKIVDGLNESASQVSSASGQLSSSSQQLAEGSAEQAASIQETSSTLEQSASMVRQNTENTKQAAILAKNAKDAAVKGNREMAEMMTSMSELKKSSDEIAKIIKVIDEIAFQTNILALNAAVEAARAGEAGMGFAVVAEEVRNLAQRSAQAAKDTASIIESNIHLSEQGVTVSKNVNTSLTEINEQAGKVSELLDEVAAASQEQAQGIAQINKAISQMEQVVQSNASTAEESASASEELSSQAVNMKDIVNSLVALVNGANAIQEQTYVALSNNAQNQRNIPNINRRTPVINKISSRSSGKNSKTVRPEDVIPLEDDTQGF, from the coding sequence ATGTTTAAAAATATGAAGTTGGGTTTTAAGATATCAGCAGGTTTTGCTGCAATTTTACTTATTGCAATTATACTGGGCGGTTTTTGTGTATTATCAATGAAAAACGCTCAAACACAGTCAAATCTGCTTGCAAAGCAGCTTGTCCCGTCTGTTGCGGTTGCTAATAATGTTGAAAGAACATCGTTGGCGATAATGATGTCAATAAAAAGTTATGGTTTTACAGAAGACAGAAGTTATCTTGAAACAGGTAAAAAAGATTTAGAAAAATTGAATTCTTATTTAAAAGACGCGACAGCTCTTGGAGACAAATATCCTTTATTGAGTGAATTAAAAGCAAACGCTCTTAAAGCCCAAGAAAAAGTTGATGAATACACCGGACTGGTAAACCAAACCGAAACCCTTATAGCCGGATTAAATGATGAGAGAAAAAATCTTAATGATAATGCTAAATTATATATGGATAACTGTAACCAATTTTTGAATGGTCAGGAAACTTCTTTAAAAAGTGAAATAGCCTCCGGAGTTAAAGGTGCAAAATTATCAGAACGCTACAAGAAAATACAAATTGTAAACAATATTATTGATATTGGAAATAACACAAGAATTGCTGTCTGGAAATCTCAAGCATTGAGAGAGCCTAAAGTTATTCAAGAGGCTCAAGGCAATTTTGCTAAAATGGATGCAATGTTTGCTGATTTAAGGACTATTACTCATCAGGCTGCTAATATTGAACAAATTGACAAAACAAAAGAAGCTGCAAACTCTTATAAATTAGCAATGACAACTTTCCTTGATAAATGGATTCAACTTCAAGAAATTGGTCAAAAACGTGGAGAAGTAGCCGACCAAGTATTAAAAGCTGCACAGGATACTGCTGAATCCGGGATGAAAAACACACAAGGATCTGCATCTGGTTCTGCACTTGCACTCGCAGCTTCATCAGGATTAATGATTGTAGGACTTATGGCAGCAGTAGGGTTTGGTTCATTCCTTGCCTGGATAATCGTTATAGGTATTACAAAACCTGTTAATAAAATAGTAGACGGGCTTAATGAAAGTGCTTCGCAAGTATCTTCAGCCTCAGGCCAGCTATCTTCTTCCAGCCAACAATTAGCGGAAGGAAGCGCAGAACAGGCAGCTTCAATACAAGAAACATCCTCAACGCTTGAGCAATCAGCATCAATGGTTCGCCAAAATACAGAAAACACAAAACAAGCAGCAATATTAGCCAAAAATGCAAAAGATGCCGCAGTAAAAGGCAACAGAGAAATGGCAGAAATGATGACTTCGATGTCAGAACTTAAAAAGTCATCGGATGAAATAGCAAAAATAATAAAAGTTATTGATGAAATAGCATTCCAGACAAATATTCTTGCACTTAATGCCGCAGTAGAGGCAGCAAGAGCAGGAGAAGCAGGAATGGGCTTTGCGGTAGTAGCCGAAGAAGTTAGAAATCTGGCGCAAAGATCAGCCCAAGCCGCAAAAGATACAGCATCTATTATTGAAAGCAATATACATCTTTCAGAACAGGGTGTTACTGTTTCAAAAAATGTTAATACGTCTTTAACCGAAATTAATGAGCAGGCAGGAAAAGTAAGCGAACTGCTTGATGAAGTAGCAGCAGCAAGTCAGGAACAAGCTCAAGGCATTGCTCAAATCAACAAAGCAATTTCTCAAATGGAACAGGTAGTCCAATCTAATGCATCAACGGCAGAAGAAAGCGCATCTGCTTCTGAAGAACTTTCCAGTCAGGCTGTAAACATGAAAGATATAGTTAATTCGCTGGTAGCATTGGTAAACGGAGCAAATG
- a CDS encoding chemotaxis protein CheW, translating into MEVQDGKHLTFSLGNEDYGIPILKVKEIIGLMDITHVPQTPEFIKGVINLRGKIIPIMDLRLKFKMNEKDYNERTCIIVVEVLINEAKRLMGIVVDMVSEVVNIQSSEIELPPQYGTKVETGFLTGLGKVKGKVVMLLNIETIINCDEMINLLNSDTKGSLANV; encoded by the coding sequence ATGGAAGTACAAGACGGAAAACATTTAACGTTTTCGCTTGGCAATGAGGATTACGGAATTCCAATCCTAAAAGTAAAAGAAATTATAGGATTAATGGATATAACTCATGTGCCGCAAACTCCTGAGTTTATCAAAGGCGTAATTAATCTGCGCGGAAAAATTATTCCTATTATGGATCTCAGGTTAAAATTCAAAATGAATGAAAAAGATTATAACGAAAGAACATGTATTATTGTTGTCGAAGTTCTTATAAATGAAGCTAAAAGACTTATGGGTATTGTAGTAGATATGGTCTCAGAAGTTGTAAATATTCAGTCTTCAGAAATTGAACTTCCTCCTCAATACGGAACTAAAGTTGAAACAGGCTTTTTAACCGGCTTAGGTAAGGTTAAAGGCAAAGTTGTGATGCTTTTGAATATCGAAACAATAATTAACTGCGATGAAATGATTAATTTATTAAATAGTGATACGAAAGGAAGTCTGGCAAATGTTTAA
- a CDS encoding chemotaxis protein CheA, with protein sequence MSNDEIKVDELIKRILNEEEFVKSQVVNYSEYLPEFISKALEDIEIIETNALILEKDLESIEAINSLFRSFHNIKGSSAFVGQDTIQRIAHKTETLMDGCRKGITKPDKKMIDLILKSTDYINQICSELSLNDNEAFLDQIFTHIINLEEQENNNLDQIIEGSIPVKFEDNTEFLKDFVIEAKEHLDLLESNVIELEKNLDDIDLMHSIFRDLHSIKGLAGFAGQTYIQRITHQTETLIDGGRKGKLKITLSIINFVLTTIDYIKKICENLSIVKDSEFLKEVDFHLNQMENEEKIAEEQVIAEEEAVDDEFLQDFILEAKEHIENIESQVIYLEKEPSNEEIIHSMFRSFHTIKGLAGFVNQNLIQKIAHQTETIMDSCKKGKVAVDKALIDLILASSDYINKICSENNLVKDRDFIAEVNSHLQVLDYYELTSIEATNNSNKKIGEILVEQRVIEQQEVQIILEKQKENYPDLKFGQVVVKEEKANPSEIIKALKTQQTKHNISEEYMRVSTSKVDSLVDMVGELIIAQSLIEQYTLSNHGGDSFFNINLGRMTRITKDLQNLSMFLRMVSLKSTFQKITRIARDTINELGKNIDFTTSGDETEIDRIVTEKLLDPLVHLVKNSIAHGIETPEERFNSGKSEKGNVRVSAYNKRGSIYIEISDDGKGIDIEKVYKKAVEKGLVDINKQYTEKEIQEFILLPGFSTLDVANNISGRGVGMDVVKTEMSKIGGKIEINSIKGQGCTFVLKIPVNHAVLNGTIVDIEGSNYIIPTINVKQILQPKEEQWVSVQGTRSMIKVREDIIPLISISELFRTNKEIEEPKLLVIIELDHKYKALPVRNVIGRQEIVVKPAGDQFSKLKYVSGMSILGDGKVSLILDIEHLYVTEGAN encoded by the coding sequence TTGAGTAATGATGAAATAAAAGTTGATGAATTGATAAAACGAATTCTTAATGAAGAAGAATTCGTAAAAAGTCAGGTTGTTAATTATAGCGAATATTTGCCTGAATTTATTTCAAAAGCACTTGAAGATATAGAAATTATTGAAACTAATGCTCTTATACTGGAAAAAGACCTCGAGTCTATTGAGGCTATAAATAGTTTGTTCAGATCTTTTCATAATATTAAAGGGTCATCAGCCTTTGTAGGTCAAGATACTATCCAAAGAATTGCTCATAAAACCGAAACATTAATGGATGGCTGCCGAAAAGGAATTACAAAGCCTGATAAAAAAATGATTGATTTAATCTTAAAGTCAACTGATTATATAAATCAAATATGCTCAGAATTAAGCCTAAATGATAACGAAGCATTTTTAGATCAAATTTTTACGCATATAATCAACCTTGAAGAACAGGAAAATAATAATCTGGATCAAATAATTGAAGGTTCTATCCCTGTTAAATTCGAAGACAATACGGAATTTTTAAAGGATTTTGTTATTGAAGCTAAAGAGCATCTTGATTTATTAGAGTCAAATGTTATTGAATTAGAAAAAAATCTTGATGATATAGATCTTATGCACTCAATTTTTAGAGATCTTCATTCGATTAAAGGGTTAGCAGGTTTTGCCGGACAAACTTATATCCAGAGAATTACTCATCAAACCGAAACTCTTATAGACGGAGGAAGAAAAGGGAAATTAAAAATAACCCTATCTATTATAAATTTTGTTTTAACAACTATTGATTATATTAAGAAAATTTGTGAAAACCTGTCTATTGTAAAGGATTCTGAATTTCTTAAAGAAGTTGATTTTCATCTCAACCAAATGGAAAATGAAGAGAAAATTGCAGAGGAACAAGTAATTGCAGAAGAAGAAGCAGTTGATGATGAATTTTTGCAGGATTTTATACTCGAAGCAAAAGAACATATCGAAAATATTGAATCACAGGTTATTTATCTTGAAAAAGAACCTTCAAATGAAGAAATAATTCATTCAATGTTTAGATCTTTTCATACTATCAAAGGTTTAGCAGGTTTTGTAAATCAAAATCTTATACAGAAAATAGCACACCAAACTGAAACAATTATGGACAGTTGCAAAAAGGGGAAAGTCGCTGTCGATAAAGCATTAATAGATTTAATATTGGCTTCTTCCGATTATATAAACAAAATCTGCTCAGAGAATAATCTTGTAAAAGATAGAGATTTTATTGCCGAAGTTAATTCTCATTTGCAAGTGCTTGATTATTATGAACTTACAAGCATAGAAGCAACAAATAACAGCAACAAAAAAATAGGCGAAATTCTTGTTGAACAAAGAGTTATTGAGCAACAAGAAGTTCAGATAATTCTTGAAAAACAAAAAGAAAATTATCCTGATTTAAAATTCGGACAGGTTGTGGTTAAAGAAGAAAAAGCCAACCCTTCTGAAATTATAAAAGCTTTAAAAACTCAACAAACCAAACATAATATATCCGAAGAATACATGAGAGTTTCGACAAGCAAAGTAGACAGTCTTGTTGATATGGTTGGAGAACTGATAATCGCTCAATCATTGATAGAACAATATACTTTAAGCAATCATGGCGGAGATAGTTTCTTTAATATAAATCTTGGTCGTATGACAAGAATAACTAAAGACCTTCAAAATCTTTCAATGTTTTTAAGAATGGTGTCTTTAAAATCAACATTCCAAAAAATAACAAGAATAGCAAGAGATACCATTAATGAACTTGGCAAAAATATTGATTTTACAACATCAGGAGATGAAACGGAAATAGACAGAATAGTAACCGAAAAACTTCTGGATCCGCTTGTACATCTTGTTAAAAATTCTATTGCTCACGGAATTGAAACACCGGAAGAACGTTTTAATTCGGGAAAATCGGAAAAAGGGAATGTTCGGGTTAGTGCTTATAACAAAAGAGGAAGTATTTATATTGAAATTTCTGATGACGGCAAAGGAATAGATATAGAAAAAGTTTATAAAAAAGCAGTTGAAAAGGGACTTGTCGACATAAATAAACAATATACCGAAAAAGAAATTCAGGAATTTATATTACTTCCGGGATTTTCTACGCTGGATGTCGCTAATAATATTTCAGGCCGCGGGGTTGGTATGGATGTGGTAAAGACAGAAATGTCAAAAATAGGAGGAAAAATTGAAATAAATAGTATAAAAGGACAGGGATGCACTTTTGTACTTAAAATCCCTGTAAATCATGCTGTACTAAACGGAACTATAGTAGATATAGAAGGTTCAAACTACATAATTCCCACTATAAACGTGAAACAAATACTTCAGCCCAAAGAAGAACAATGGGTTTCTGTGCAGGGAACCAGATCAATGATTAAAGTGAGAGAAGATATTATTCCTTTAATTTCTATTTCGGAGCTTTTCAGGACGAACAAAGAGATTGAAGAACCAAAGTTGTTAGTAATCATAGAACTTGATCACAAATATAAAGCATTACCGGTAAGAAATGTTATCGGAAGACAGGAAATAGTCGTAAAACCTGCCGGGGATCAGTTTTCAAAATTAAAATATGTATCAGGAATGTCAATTCTGGGTGATGGTAAAGTTTCATTAATTCTTGATATAGAACACTTATATGTAACGGAAGGAGCAAATTAA
- a CDS encoding response regulator, giving the protein MNNNRKILVIDDSQTMYKIIAKNLEANGIIDADYAPDGLSGVKIARIKDYDLITMDIDMPGIDGFEAAKEILKENSGQKILFISARFNEDNIIKAKEIGINYFLPKPFSFELFTTTIFEALGS; this is encoded by the coding sequence ATGAATAATAATCGCAAAATACTTGTAATCGACGACTCACAAACAATGTATAAGATTATTGCAAAGAACTTAGAGGCTAATGGCATCATTGATGCTGATTATGCACCTGATGGATTGTCTGGAGTCAAGATAGCACGTATTAAAGATTATGATTTGATAACTATGGATATTGATATGCCGGGGATAGACGGATTTGAGGCGGCTAAAGAAATATTGAAAGAAAACTCCGGCCAAAAGATTCTGTTTATAAGTGCAAGATTTAATGAAGACAATATTATTAAAGCTAAAGAAATTGGAATTAATTATTTTTTGCCTAAGCCATTTAGTTTTGAATTATTTACAACAACAATTTTTGAGGCTTTAGGCAGTTAA
- a CDS encoding chemotaxis protein CheX yields the protein MSEKITSLKEYVTAACTEILPMFGLEHKFMCELPEKSLNSCEEINILIGLTHGITGSMVVGLTKDSALKIVSGMMGGAEVPELDMMAKSALSEFMNILGGSTVGKIAAEINELVDISTPTIVTGKKMFLMISRAPSKKLFFKLGETKFNIAYCIE from the coding sequence ATGTCTGAAAAAATTACAAGTTTAAAAGAATATGTAACTGCTGCATGCACAGAAATTTTGCCTATGTTCGGACTTGAACATAAATTTATGTGTGAATTGCCTGAAAAATCTCTTAATTCCTGTGAAGAAATAAATATATTGATTGGTTTAACACACGGAATAACCGGCAGTATGGTTGTCGGCCTGACAAAAGATTCTGCTTTGAAAATTGTATCAGGGATGATGGGGGGAGCGGAAGTACCGGAGCTTGATATGATGGCAAAGAGCGCTCTTTCAGAGTTTATGAATATTTTGGGCGGAAGTACCGTAGGAAAAATAGCTGCCGAAATAAATGAACTTGTTGATATTTCAACACCAACAATCGTAACAGGTAAAAAAATGTTTTTAATGATAAGTAGAGCCCCTTCAAAAAAACTTTTTTTTAAACTTGGAGAAACAAAATTCAATATAGCATACTGTATTGAGTAA
- a CDS encoding chemotaxis protein CheX, with protein MSIEKQKFDKFVAFIKKAFEEVTTELVESEYKPDESPELKSNNKVVIIIGTCGKSKGRILLESTFETTTNFALAMNFGEPFDDAKDIYLYVAEFANIFCGRATTYANNEYKEREFWLAPPAIFSGEDLEITSPLMQSEVVCYGGKQGIFSLDIGFEE; from the coding sequence ATGTCGATTGAAAAACAAAAATTTGATAAATTTGTTGCTTTTATAAAAAAAGCTTTTGAAGAAGTAACTACAGAGCTTGTTGAGTCGGAATACAAACCTGATGAGTCCCCTGAGTTAAAAAGTAATAATAAAGTTGTAATAATAATAGGCACTTGTGGAAAAAGCAAAGGAAGAATCCTTCTTGAAAGCACTTTTGAAACAACCACTAATTTTGCTCTGGCAATGAATTTTGGAGAGCCTTTTGATGATGCTAAAGATATATATTTATATGTCGCTGAATTTGCAAATATTTTCTGTGGAAGAGCAACAACTTATGCAAATAATGAGTATAAAGAAAGAGAATTCTGGCTTGCGCCGCCTGCTATTTTTTCAGGGGAAGACCTTGAAATCACATCTCCTCTAATGCAATCAGAAGTTGTTTGTTATGGAGGAAAACAAGGTATATTTTCTCTTGATATTGGATTTGAGGAATAA
- a CDS encoding response regulator has product MPKILVIDDSPFIFKAVKRALEPNGFEVVDNASNGQIGIEMYEKYNPDVITLDVTMPVMDGIETAKALFEKNKNIKIVMLSAMGDDLLLNQAKEIGIKYFVTKPFKPEELLTAVNSLLGA; this is encoded by the coding sequence ATGCCAAAAATTCTTGTAATTGATGATTCGCCATTTATATTCAAAGCTGTAAAAAGAGCTCTTGAACCAAATGGATTTGAAGTTGTAGACAATGCCTCCAATGGTCAAATAGGCATTGAAATGTATGAGAAATACAATCCTGATGTTATAACACTTGATGTAACTATGCCTGTTATGGATGGTATTGAAACAGCAAAAGCACTGTTTGAAAAAAATAAGAACATAAAGATAGTAATGTTAAGCGCAATGGGCGATGATCTTTTATTAAATCAAGCCAAAGAAATAGGAATAAAATATTTTGTAACCAAACCTTTTAAGCCTGAAGAGCTTCTCACTGCTGTAAACAGCTTGTTAGGAGCTTAA
- a CDS encoding purine-nucleoside phosphorylase translates to MKNSLDYINSKIAVLDKKPGIGLILGSGLGEIADEIKGISIPYSEIPGFKSSSVHGHEGKLVIGKLGSKQVVAMQGRLHYYEGNTIEEVVYPVKVMKLLGIEKLIITNAAGAVNKNFAPGNLMIIEDHLNLLGNNPLIGKNNDELGPRFLDMSYAYDKFFINLAEKIASELNIKIKKGVYAAMTGPTYETPAEIRMLRLLGADAVGMSTVPEVISANHMGIRILGISCLTNMAAGILDRPLNHQEVIETANKVKTDFKSLVKAIIERM, encoded by the coding sequence ATGAAAAATTCTTTGGATTATATAAATTCTAAAATCGCAGTTCTTGATAAAAAGCCAGGCATAGGTCTTATATTAGGCTCAGGACTCGGAGAAATCGCAGATGAAATAAAAGGGATAAGTATTCCTTATTCTGAAATACCCGGATTTAAATCCTCTAGCGTACATGGACATGAAGGAAAACTTGTAATCGGAAAATTAGGATCAAAACAAGTTGTCGCAATGCAAGGAAGACTCCATTACTATGAAGGAAATACTATTGAGGAAGTTGTTTATCCAGTAAAAGTTATGAAACTTCTCGGAATAGAAAAATTAATTATTACAAACGCTGCAGGCGCTGTAAATAAAAATTTTGCACCCGGAAATTTAATGATAATAGAAGATCATCTTAATTTACTGGGAAATAATCCGCTTATCGGCAAAAATAATGACGAATTGGGTCCAAGATTTCTTGATATGAGTTATGCATACGATAAATTTTTTATAAATCTGGCTGAAAAAATTGCAAGCGAGTTAAATATAAAAATCAAAAAAGGTGTTTATGCGGCCATGACGGGACCAACTTATGAAACCCCTGCGGAAATAAGAATGTTAAGGCTTTTAGGAGCTGATGCGGTTGGAATGTCTACAGTCCCAGAAGTTATATCCGCAAACCACATGGGGATTAGAATTCTGGGGATTTCCTGTTTAACAAATATGGCAGCAGGAATTTTAGACAGGCCTTTAAATCATCAAGAAGTTATTGAAACGGCAAATAAAGTAAAAACAGATTTCAAATCACTGGTAAAAGCTATTATAGAAAGAATGTAG